In one Suricata suricatta isolate VVHF042 chromosome 9, meerkat_22Aug2017_6uvM2_HiC, whole genome shotgun sequence genomic region, the following are encoded:
- the PEX11A gene encoding peroxisomal membrane protein 11A isoform X2, producing the protein MDAFTRFTNQTQGRDRLFRATQYTCMLLSYLLEPKAGKENVVMKLKKLESSVSTGRKWFRLGNVVHALQATQQSIHAPALVPRVCLTLANVNRVIYFVCDTVLWVRSVGLAAHINKEKWRTWAARHYCCALLLSLARDLYEISLEMERAARDRAQREQPPSRGPPGCSVADEETEWLQAFLLLLFRALKGHPPLLLDTVKNLCDILNPLDQLGIYRSNPGIIGLGGLVSSLAGMVLVAYPRLKLRTQ; encoded by the exons ATGGACGCCTTCACCCGCTTCACCAACCAGACCCAGGGCCGGGACCGACTCTTCAG agccACTCAGTACACATGCATGTTGCTTAGCTATTTGTTAGAGCCTAAAGCTGGCAAAGAGAACGTGGTAATGAAGCTCAAGAAACTGGAGTCCAGTGTGAGCACTGGCCGTAAAT GGTTCAGACTAGGCAACGTGGTGCACGCCCTCCAGGCGACGCAGCAGAGCATCCACGCCCCTGCGCTGGTGCCCCGCGTGTGCCTGACGTTAGCCAACGTGAACCGCGTGATTTATTTCGTCTGCGACACCGTCCTCTGGGTGAGGAGCGTAGGGCTGGCCGCGCACATTAACAAAGAGAAGTGGCGGACGTGGGCCGCCCGCCACTACTGCTGCGCCCTCCTGCTGAGCCTGGCCAGGGATCTGTACGAAATCTCCCTGGAGATGGAGCGGGCCGCGCGCGACAGGGCCCAGCGGGAGCAGCCGCCGTCCCGGGGTCCTCCTGGCTGCAGCGTGGCCGACGAGGAGACGGAATGGCTCcaggccttcctcctcctcttgttCCGAGCCCTGAAGGGGCATCCCCCCTTGCTCCTGGACACGGTAAAGAACCTCTGCGACATCTTGAACCCCTTGGACCAGTTGGGGATCTATAGGTCCAACCCCGGCATCATTGGACTCGGAGGCCTCGTGTCGTCCCTGGCAGGCATGGTCCTCGTGGCGTACCCCCGGCTGAAGCTGAGGACGCAGTGA
- the PEX11A gene encoding peroxisomal membrane protein 11A isoform X1: MLVSGMQNSNSAVLYTAACSSGATQYTCMLLSYLLEPKAGKENVVMKLKKLESSVSTGRKWFRLGNVVHALQATQQSIHAPALVPRVCLTLANVNRVIYFVCDTVLWVRSVGLAAHINKEKWRTWAARHYCCALLLSLARDLYEISLEMERAARDRAQREQPPSRGPPGCSVADEETEWLQAFLLLLFRALKGHPPLLLDTVKNLCDILNPLDQLGIYRSNPGIIGLGGLVSSLAGMVLVAYPRLKLRTQ, translated from the exons ATGTTAGTTTCTGGCATGCAAAATAGCAATTCAGCCGTTCTGTATACAGCTGCGTGCTCATCAGG agccACTCAGTACACATGCATGTTGCTTAGCTATTTGTTAGAGCCTAAAGCTGGCAAAGAGAACGTGGTAATGAAGCTCAAGAAACTGGAGTCCAGTGTGAGCACTGGCCGTAAAT GGTTCAGACTAGGCAACGTGGTGCACGCCCTCCAGGCGACGCAGCAGAGCATCCACGCCCCTGCGCTGGTGCCCCGCGTGTGCCTGACGTTAGCCAACGTGAACCGCGTGATTTATTTCGTCTGCGACACCGTCCTCTGGGTGAGGAGCGTAGGGCTGGCCGCGCACATTAACAAAGAGAAGTGGCGGACGTGGGCCGCCCGCCACTACTGCTGCGCCCTCCTGCTGAGCCTGGCCAGGGATCTGTACGAAATCTCCCTGGAGATGGAGCGGGCCGCGCGCGACAGGGCCCAGCGGGAGCAGCCGCCGTCCCGGGGTCCTCCTGGCTGCAGCGTGGCCGACGAGGAGACGGAATGGCTCcaggccttcctcctcctcttgttCCGAGCCCTGAAGGGGCATCCCCCCTTGCTCCTGGACACGGTAAAGAACCTCTGCGACATCTTGAACCCCTTGGACCAGTTGGGGATCTATAGGTCCAACCCCGGCATCATTGGACTCGGAGGCCTCGTGTCGTCCCTGGCAGGCATGGTCCTCGTGGCGTACCCCCGGCTGAAGCTGAGGACGCAGTGA
- the PEX11A gene encoding peroxisomal membrane protein 11A isoform X3 — protein sequence MLLSYLLEPKAGKENVVMKLKKLESSVSTGRKWFRLGNVVHALQATQQSIHAPALVPRVCLTLANVNRVIYFVCDTVLWVRSVGLAAHINKEKWRTWAARHYCCALLLSLARDLYEISLEMERAARDRAQREQPPSRGPPGCSVADEETEWLQAFLLLLFRALKGHPPLLLDTVKNLCDILNPLDQLGIYRSNPGIIGLGGLVSSLAGMVLVAYPRLKLRTQ from the exons ATGTTGCTTAGCTATTTGTTAGAGCCTAAAGCTGGCAAAGAGAACGTGGTAATGAAGCTCAAGAAACTGGAGTCCAGTGTGAGCACTGGCCGTAAAT GGTTCAGACTAGGCAACGTGGTGCACGCCCTCCAGGCGACGCAGCAGAGCATCCACGCCCCTGCGCTGGTGCCCCGCGTGTGCCTGACGTTAGCCAACGTGAACCGCGTGATTTATTTCGTCTGCGACACCGTCCTCTGGGTGAGGAGCGTAGGGCTGGCCGCGCACATTAACAAAGAGAAGTGGCGGACGTGGGCCGCCCGCCACTACTGCTGCGCCCTCCTGCTGAGCCTGGCCAGGGATCTGTACGAAATCTCCCTGGAGATGGAGCGGGCCGCGCGCGACAGGGCCCAGCGGGAGCAGCCGCCGTCCCGGGGTCCTCCTGGCTGCAGCGTGGCCGACGAGGAGACGGAATGGCTCcaggccttcctcctcctcttgttCCGAGCCCTGAAGGGGCATCCCCCCTTGCTCCTGGACACGGTAAAGAACCTCTGCGACATCTTGAACCCCTTGGACCAGTTGGGGATCTATAGGTCCAACCCCGGCATCATTGGACTCGGAGGCCTCGTGTCGTCCCTGGCAGGCATGGTCCTCGTGGCGTACCCCCGGCTGAAGCTGAGGACGCAGTGA
- the PEX11A gene encoding peroxisomal membrane protein 11A isoform X4, with translation MERAARDRAQREQPPSRGPPGCSVADEETEWLQAFLLLLFRALKGHPPLLLDTVKNLCDILNPLDQLGIYRSNPGIIGLGGLVSSLAGMVLVAYPRLKLRTQ, from the coding sequence ATGGAGCGGGCCGCGCGCGACAGGGCCCAGCGGGAGCAGCCGCCGTCCCGGGGTCCTCCTGGCTGCAGCGTGGCCGACGAGGAGACGGAATGGCTCcaggccttcctcctcctcttgttCCGAGCCCTGAAGGGGCATCCCCCCTTGCTCCTGGACACGGTAAAGAACCTCTGCGACATCTTGAACCCCTTGGACCAGTTGGGGATCTATAGGTCCAACCCCGGCATCATTGGACTCGGAGGCCTCGTGTCGTCCCTGGCAGGCATGGTCCTCGTGGCGTACCCCCGGCTGAAGCTGAGGACGCAGTGA